A part of Streptomyces sp. NBC_01497 genomic DNA contains:
- a CDS encoding LLM class flavin-dependent oxidoreductase, whose amino-acid sequence MRIGIALPNTTTGTSAPVMRAWAKRAEERGFAFVSTIGRVPYPSYDSLTALAVVAGATSHIGLTTNAVLAPTYPDAVLAKITGTLAQLSGDRLTLGLGVGARASDYLPAERDFAGRGAAFDRQLEYLHAAWRGEAVEDGDFPGERRAVVPGGGTVPVLIGGHGARAVRRTARWGAGWTGAGGGPRRAEPMVGRVREAWSAAGRAGEPRLLGLAYFCAAGDAASAEASDRYVRGYYAYAGEHADTIADGVVRTPRRIRGIVDEFAAIGVNELTFTPTIARPDEVDRLADLVL is encoded by the coding sequence GTGCGCATCGGCATCGCCCTCCCGAACACCACCACCGGCACCAGCGCCCCCGTGATGCGGGCCTGGGCGAAGCGCGCCGAGGAGCGCGGCTTCGCCTTCGTCTCCACCATCGGCCGCGTCCCGTACCCGTCGTACGACTCGCTGACCGCCCTCGCCGTCGTCGCCGGTGCCACGTCGCACATCGGGCTCACCACCAACGCGGTGCTCGCTCCGACCTACCCCGACGCGGTCCTCGCGAAGATCACCGGCACGCTGGCGCAGCTCAGCGGGGACCGCCTCACCCTCGGCCTCGGCGTCGGCGCCCGCGCGTCCGACTACCTCCCGGCGGAACGGGACTTCGCGGGCCGGGGCGCCGCGTTCGACCGGCAGCTGGAGTACCTGCACGCCGCCTGGCGCGGCGAGGCCGTCGAGGACGGTGACTTCCCCGGCGAACGCCGCGCGGTCGTGCCCGGCGGGGGTACGGTGCCGGTCCTCATCGGCGGTCACGGCGCGCGTGCCGTCCGCCGCACCGCGCGGTGGGGTGCGGGCTGGACGGGCGCGGGCGGCGGCCCGCGCAGGGCCGAGCCGATGGTCGGCCGGGTACGCGAGGCGTGGAGCGCGGCCGGTCGCGCCGGGGAGCCCCGGCTGCTGGGTCTCGCGTACTTCTGCGCGGCCGGGGACGCCGCGAGCGCCGAGGCTTCCGACCGCTACGTGCGCGGCTACTACGCCTACGCGGGCGAGCACGCCGACACCATCGCGGACGGTGTCGTACGCACGCCGCGGCGCATCCGCGGGATCGTCGACGAGTTCGCCGCGATCGGCGTCAACGAGCTGACGTTCACTCCCACGATCGCGCGTCCCGACGAGGTCGACCGGCTGGCGGATCTGGTCCTGTGA
- a CDS encoding RrF2 family transcriptional regulator, with protein MKLSGGVEWALHCCVVLTEATAPVPAARLAELHDVSGTYLAKQLQALSRAGLVGSVQGKAGGYVLTRAPELITVLDVVVALDGPRPAFVCTEIRQRGPLATPREDCTRPCAIARAMAGADAAWRAALRGTSVADLARNVEEDSGPTAPAGVRAWLTGPDGGAPRSLPYE; from the coding sequence GTGAAATTGTCCGGCGGGGTCGAATGGGCTCTGCACTGCTGTGTCGTCCTGACCGAGGCCACGGCCCCGGTTCCCGCGGCGCGCCTCGCGGAGTTGCACGACGTGTCAGGGACCTACCTCGCCAAGCAACTCCAGGCACTCTCGCGCGCGGGCCTGGTCGGTTCCGTCCAGGGCAAGGCAGGCGGATACGTCCTGACCCGGGCACCCGAACTCATCACCGTCCTCGACGTCGTCGTGGCGCTCGACGGCCCCCGGCCCGCCTTCGTGTGCACGGAGATACGTCAGAGGGGCCCGCTGGCGACACCGCGGGAGGACTGCACCCGGCCCTGTGCCATCGCCCGCGCGATGGCGGGCGCGGACGCCGCATGGCGGGCGGCACTGCGGGGGACATCCGTCGCGGACCTCGCCAGGAACGTCGAAGAGGACTCAGGACCCACCGCGCCCGCCGGCGTCCGCGCCTGGCTGACCGGACCGGACGGTGGCGCTCCCCGGAGCCTCCCGTACGAGTGA
- a CDS encoding GlxA family transcriptional regulator, protein MATPVHSVGILVFDGMKMLDVSGPAEVFSEANLNGAAYRLSLISVGGSPVRSSIGLTLPVDTDTAGAAPFDTLLVSGGDALPGSAIDRELVSAAAALAAAAGRVASICTGAFILAAAGLLDGKRVTTHWRHTALLARSHPHTRVEPDAIYVKDGTTYTSAGVTAGIDLALALVEEDHGPDLARSVARSLVVYMQRSGGQSQFSAPLQGAPPRTPVLRLVLDAVQADPAADHSLDSLAAHVRVSPRHLTRLFRAELGTTPLKYVELIRFDIAKALLDSGHNATEAAALSGFPSYETLRRAFARHLGISPTHYQRRFTTTARRTPSRA, encoded by the coding sequence ATGGCCACTCCCGTGCACAGTGTCGGCATCCTGGTGTTCGACGGTATGAAGATGCTCGACGTCTCCGGGCCCGCCGAGGTGTTCAGCGAGGCCAATCTGAACGGCGCCGCGTACCGGCTCAGCCTCATCTCCGTGGGCGGTTCGCCGGTGCGCTCGTCCATCGGCCTCACCCTGCCGGTCGACACGGACACCGCGGGCGCCGCGCCGTTCGACACCCTCCTGGTGTCGGGGGGCGACGCCTTGCCGGGTTCGGCCATCGACCGGGAACTGGTCTCGGCGGCCGCCGCGCTCGCGGCGGCCGCGGGACGGGTCGCCTCGATCTGCACCGGCGCGTTCATCCTCGCGGCGGCCGGCCTGCTGGACGGCAAGCGGGTCACCACGCACTGGCGGCACACGGCGCTGCTCGCCCGCAGCCATCCGCACACGCGCGTGGAGCCGGACGCCATCTACGTCAAGGACGGTACGACGTACACCTCGGCCGGGGTCACCGCGGGCATCGACCTGGCTCTCGCCCTGGTGGAGGAGGACCACGGGCCCGATCTGGCGAGGAGCGTGGCGCGTTCACTGGTGGTCTACATGCAGCGTTCGGGCGGGCAGTCGCAGTTCTCCGCGCCGCTGCAGGGGGCGCCGCCCCGGACGCCGGTGCTGCGTCTGGTGCTGGACGCGGTGCAGGCGGACCCCGCGGCGGACCACAGCCTGGACTCGCTGGCCGCACACGTACGGGTGAGCCCCCGGCACCTGACGCGGCTGTTCCGCGCGGAACTGGGGACCACCCCACTGAAATACGTGGAACTGATCCGGTTCGACATCGCCAAGGCGCTCCTCGATTCCGGCCACAACGCGACCGAGGCAGCAGCCCTGTCCGGCTTCCCGAGCTACGAGACCCTGCGGCGCGCCTTCGCCCGGCACCTCGGGATCTCCCCGACGCACTACCAGCGACGGTTCACCACCACGGCCCGCCGGACGCCGTCCAGGGCCTGA
- a CDS encoding Ppx/GppA phosphatase family protein, with protein MRVAVVDVGSTSAHVDVVELRKKQPPRQSVTVKHKVTLSRDVGPDGRIREKSMARLVRAVGRAADTAALHGAEEMVAFATSVVRDAPNRDAVLARVAAASGVRLGVLTPRQEARLTYEGARAWRRPGRDEPLLVADIGGGTFELALGTGSRAGSFVSSPLGARRLTLAALPGDPPSPHDVARLRRYLAREVPVLLKALGRLPEDIGCVGASRVFAQLATVTADIERPAGGDTPAAAVSTADLSGPPTLDLGRLRAVLPDLAAMTWQERAERPGVSRARAPHILAGALLAEALMDSAGIAELPVCPWGLREGIALRLRAGLEGDARSVEGLDRLRQHA; from the coding sequence ATGCGTGTCGCGGTGGTTGATGTGGGTTCGACGTCGGCGCATGTGGATGTGGTCGAGTTGCGCAAGAAGCAGCCGCCGCGGCAGTCGGTGACGGTGAAGCACAAGGTGACGCTCTCCCGCGACGTGGGTCCCGACGGGCGTATCCGGGAGAAGTCGATGGCCCGGCTGGTGCGGGCGGTGGGCCGCGCGGCCGACACGGCGGCGCTGCACGGCGCCGAGGAGATGGTCGCCTTCGCGACCTCGGTGGTACGCGACGCGCCCAACCGGGACGCGGTCCTGGCCCGGGTGGCGGCGGCCAGCGGCGTACGGCTGGGGGTGCTGACGCCCCGCCAGGAGGCGAGACTGACGTACGAGGGCGCGCGGGCGTGGAGAAGACCCGGCCGCGACGAGCCCCTGCTCGTCGCGGACATCGGTGGCGGAACGTTCGAACTGGCCCTCGGCACGGGCTCCCGGGCCGGGAGCTTCGTGTCCTCGCCGCTCGGGGCACGGCGACTGACGCTCGCGGCCCTGCCGGGCGACCCGCCGAGCCCGCACGACGTGGCCCGGCTGCGCCGGTACCTGGCGCGTGAGGTCCCCGTACTCCTGAAGGCCCTCGGACGGCTGCCCGAGGACATCGGATGCGTCGGAGCGTCCAGGGTCTTCGCCCAGCTCGCGACGGTCACGGCGGACATCGAGCGGCCTGCGGGCGGCGACACCCCGGCCGCCGCCGTCAGCACGGCGGACCTGTCCGGGCCGCCCACGCTCGATCTCGGACGGCTGCGCGCGGTCCTGCCGGACCTCGCGGCCATGACCTGGCAGGAGCGCGCGGAGCGGCCGGGGGTCTCCCGGGCGCGTGCGCCGCACATCCTGGCGGGCGCGCTGCTCGCGGAGGCACTGATGGACTCGGCGGGCATCGCCGAACTGCCCGTGTGCCCCTGGGGACTGCGCGAGGGCATCGCACTGCGGCTGCGGGCGGGCCTGGAGGGGGACGCACGGTCGGTGGAGGGCCTGGACCGGTTGCGCCAGCACGCCTGA
- a CDS encoding SDR family oxidoreductase — translation MKVTVIGGTGLIGSQVVKKLTAAGHQAVPAALSTGVDLLTGQGLDQALDGAETVVNLANSPTFDTASLDFFRTSMDNLLAAGDRAGARHQVVLSIVGVDQVPELDYYRAKALQEELLRQGPTPYSIVRVTQFFEFMDAVLSWTSDASTVRLPATPLRPMAAADVADAVAEVAGGAPLRGIRNFGGPDVFPLDELGRLTLAAHGDDRSVVVDDTAGMFAAVSGDVLVPGPDARLAPTHYRDWLRQAH, via the coding sequence ATGAAGGTCACAGTCATCGGCGGTACCGGGCTGATCGGCTCACAGGTGGTCAAGAAGCTGACAGCCGCGGGACATCAGGCCGTTCCCGCCGCGCTGTCCACGGGCGTCGACCTGCTCACGGGCCAGGGCCTCGACCAGGCCCTGGACGGCGCCGAGACCGTGGTCAACCTGGCGAACTCACCGACCTTCGACACCGCCTCCCTGGACTTCTTCCGCACATCCATGGACAACCTGCTCGCCGCGGGGGACAGGGCCGGTGCCCGGCACCAGGTCGTCCTCTCGATCGTCGGGGTGGACCAGGTCCCCGAACTGGACTACTACCGGGCGAAGGCACTCCAGGAGGAGTTGCTGCGGCAGGGGCCCACGCCCTACTCCATCGTGCGCGTCACCCAGTTCTTCGAGTTCATGGACGCCGTCCTGTCCTGGACCTCCGACGCGAGCACCGTGCGGCTGCCCGCGACGCCGCTGCGGCCGATGGCCGCCGCGGACGTCGCCGACGCGGTCGCGGAGGTCGCCGGCGGCGCACCGCTCCGAGGGATCCGGAACTTCGGCGGCCCCGACGTCTTCCCCCTCGACGAACTCGGCAGACTCACCCTCGCCGCCCACGGGGACGACCGGAGCGTCGTCGTCGACGACACGGCCGGCATGTTCGCGGCGGTCTCGGGCGACGTACTCGTCCCCGGGCCGGACGCGCGCCTGGCACCCACCCACTACCGGGACTGGCTCCGGCAGGCCCACTGA
- a CDS encoding cupredoxin domain-containing protein, with protein sequence MSLSLRTGRPRFALAALALTALALAGCSDSNSGGSSSSSSKPTSAPASASAATSAASSAPATGKTTITINNFKFMPSKLTVKAGAKVTVTNKDTTAHTVTGTGSGKFNTGHIQPGKTTTFTAPNKAGSYPFDCSIHPFMKGTLTVS encoded by the coding sequence ATGTCGCTCTCGCTCCGCACCGGCCGGCCACGGTTCGCCCTGGCCGCCCTCGCCCTGACCGCCCTCGCCCTCGCGGGCTGCTCGGACAGCAACAGCGGCGGGAGCAGCAGCAGCAGCTCCAAGCCCACGTCCGCACCCGCCTCGGCGTCCGCGGCCACCTCCGCCGCAAGCTCCGCGCCGGCCACGGGCAAGACCACGATCACCATCAACAACTTCAAGTTCATGCCGTCGAAGCTGACGGTGAAGGCCGGTGCCAAGGTCACGGTCACCAACAAGGACACGACCGCCCACACGGTCACCGGCACGGGCAGCGGAAAGTTCAACACCGGGCACATCCAGCCCGGCAAGACGACGACGTTCACGGCGCCGAACAAGGCGGGCTCCTACCCGTTCGACTGTTCCATCCATCCCTTCATGAAGGGCACACTCACAGTCAGCTGA
- a CDS encoding nuclear transport factor 2 family protein, producing MTTLPADPVVASFVTALNAGDRDAFRAVLTDDATMSDDGSERDLAAWTDREIFSSSGHLEVESQSDDGLSLVADYSNATYGHMRTRWSFTVRGERISRFETGQA from the coding sequence ATGACCACCCTGCCGGCCGACCCCGTCGTCGCCTCGTTCGTGACCGCGCTCAACGCGGGGGACCGGGACGCGTTCCGCGCCGTGCTGACGGACGACGCGACGATGTCCGACGACGGCAGTGAGCGCGACCTGGCTGCCTGGACCGACCGGGAGATCTTTTCCTCGTCCGGACACCTGGAGGTCGAATCCCAGTCGGACGACGGTCTCTCGCTCGTCGCGGACTACTCCAACGCGACGTACGGCCACATGCGGACCCGGTGGTCCTTCACCGTCCGGGGCGAGAGGATCAGCCGCTTCGAGACCGGCCAGGCCTGA
- a CDS encoding enoyl-CoA hydratase/isomerase family protein: protein MPELERDGEVFVLHLDPDDENRFHPDRLTAWEAALDAVDAAEGPKALVTAGSGKFFSNGLDLDWLLAHGDQQAAYLDRVQGLLARTLASPVVTVAALNGHTFAAGAMWALAHDLRVMRADRGYFCLPEVDLGLPFQPGMSDLLRARLTPAVAHEAMTTGRRYGGRAARELAIVDAVADAGQVLATAVELARPLAVKSVPVRGRIKETLYAQALASLRTPTTA from the coding sequence ATGCCCGAGCTCGAACGGGACGGCGAGGTCTTCGTCCTCCACCTGGACCCGGACGACGAGAACCGCTTCCACCCCGACCGGCTGACCGCGTGGGAGGCCGCCCTGGACGCGGTGGACGCGGCCGAAGGCCCGAAGGCACTGGTGACGGCCGGCAGCGGCAAGTTCTTCTCGAACGGTCTCGACCTGGACTGGCTGCTGGCCCACGGCGACCAGCAGGCCGCCTACCTCGACCGGGTGCAGGGGCTGCTCGCCCGCACGCTCGCCTCGCCGGTGGTCACGGTCGCCGCGCTGAACGGGCACACGTTCGCCGCCGGGGCGATGTGGGCGCTCGCCCACGACCTACGGGTGATGCGCGCGGACCGCGGTTACTTCTGTCTGCCCGAGGTGGACCTGGGTCTGCCCTTCCAACCGGGCATGTCCGACCTGCTGCGCGCGCGGCTGACCCCCGCCGTCGCGCACGAGGCGATGACCACGGGACGCCGCTACGGTGGCCGGGCCGCGCGGGAACTCGCGATCGTGGACGCCGTGGCGGACGCCGGCCAGGTCCTCGCGACGGCGGTGGAACTGGCACGGCCGCTCGCGGTGAAGTCCGTGCCGGTGCGGGGCCGGATCAAGGAGACGCTGTACGCGCAGGCGCTGGCGTCGCTGCGGACACCGACGACCGCGTGA